One window of the Rosa rugosa chromosome 3, drRosRugo1.1, whole genome shotgun sequence genome contains the following:
- the LOC133736461 gene encoding probable polygalacturonase isoform X2: protein MKRLLALVLVLGFTSALQYDGECENKKALNPRPHSVSLLEFGAVGDGKTLNTVAFQNAVFYVKSFADKGGAQLYVPPGRWLTGSFNLTSHLTLFLETGATILGSQDYTHWEIEEPLPSYGRGIDFPGWRYRSLINGDDLQDVVITGGNGTIDGQGSVWWEQFSSHSLNYSRPHLVEFTRCDNIVISNLTFLNSPAWNIHPTYCRYVKVQNLTVHASPASPYTSGIVPDSSEHVCIENCNISMGHDAIVLKSGWDEYGIAYGKPTKSVHIRAVNLQSSLGSGLAFGSEMSGGILNVLVERLHLSNSFVGIALKTTRGRGGYMKDIVISNVEMHNIHTAIQVTGQSGSHPDDKFDPDQVPFVKGITFDNMVGSNITFAGNFSGIYESPFTSICLSNVSFSVTWDSSSSWFCSDVKGFSQKVSPEPCSDLKESSFNGSSSCFFSLYPYNYATDF, encoded by the exons ATGAAGAGGCTA tTGGCGCTGGTTTTGGTTCTGGGATTTACTAGTGCATTACAGTACGATGGAGAATGTGAGAACAAGAAGGCATTGAATCCCAGGCCTCACAGTGTGTCTCTTTTGGAGTTTGGGGCAGTCGGAGATGGGAAAACATTGAACACAGTAGCTTTCCAAAATGCCGTTTTCTATGTCAAGTCATTTGCTGACAAGGGTGGTGCTCAGCTCTATGTTCCGCCTGGCCGGTGGCTCACTGGGAGCTTTAACCTCACCAGCCACCTCACGCTCTTCCTTGAGACCGGTGCAACTATTCTTGGATCCCAG GACTATACTCACTGGGAAATTGAGGAACCCCTGCCTTCTTATGGTCGCGGGATTGATTTTCCAGGTTGGAGATATCGTAGCTTGATCAACGGTGATGATCTACAAGATGTGGTGATAACAG GTGGTAATGGAACCATAGATGGACAGGGTTCTGTGTGGTGGGAGCAATTCAGCTCTCATTCGTTGAATTACAGCAGACCACATCTTGTGGAATTCACCAGATGTGATAATATCGTTATATCGAATCTGACTTTCTTGAACTCCCCTGCTTGGAACATTCATCCTACATATTGCAG GTATGTGAAAGTCCAAAACTTAACTGTTCATGCTTCTCCTGCATCTCCATATACTAGCGGAATAGTCCCAG ATTCTTCTGAGCATGTTTGCATTGAGAACTGCAACATTAGTATGGGTCATGATGCAATTGTTCTTAAGAGCGGTTGGGATGAGTATGGAATCGCCTATGGCAAACCGACCAAAAGTGTACACATCCGGGCCGTCAACCTTCAATCTTCTTTAGGCTCCGGCCTGGCATTTGGGAGTGAGATGTCTGGAGGCATTTTAAACGTACTAGTAGAGCGACTTCATCTGTCTAACTCATTCGTTGGCATTGCACTCAAGACAACTAGAGGAAGAGGAGGATATATGAAAGACATTGTTATATCGAATGTAGAAATGCACAACATTCACACAGCAATTCAGGTCACTGGTCAGAGTGGCTCTCATCCTGATGATAAGTTTGACCCTGATCAAGTTCCATTTGTTAAAGGAATCACCTTTGACAACATGGTCGGCAGTAATATTACATTTGCTGGGAATTTTTCTGGAATCTACGAATCACCTTTCACATCTATTTGTCTCTCAAATGTGTCATTCTCCGTGACTTGGGATTCTTCTAGCTCATGGTTCTGTTCCGATGTGAAGGGGTTTTCCCAGAAGGTTTCTCCAGAACCATGTTCAGACCTCAAGGAATCATCTTTTAATGGTTCCTCATCTTGCTTCTTTTCCTTATACCCTTACAATTATGCTACAGATTTTTGA
- the LOC133736461 gene encoding probable polygalacturonase isoform X1 has protein sequence MKRLVSRHPTVVQPFLVVFSYFQLALVLVLGFTSALQYDGECENKKALNPRPHSVSLLEFGAVGDGKTLNTVAFQNAVFYVKSFADKGGAQLYVPPGRWLTGSFNLTSHLTLFLETGATILGSQDYTHWEIEEPLPSYGRGIDFPGWRYRSLINGDDLQDVVITGGNGTIDGQGSVWWEQFSSHSLNYSRPHLVEFTRCDNIVISNLTFLNSPAWNIHPTYCRYVKVQNLTVHASPASPYTSGIVPDSSEHVCIENCNISMGHDAIVLKSGWDEYGIAYGKPTKSVHIRAVNLQSSLGSGLAFGSEMSGGILNVLVERLHLSNSFVGIALKTTRGRGGYMKDIVISNVEMHNIHTAIQVTGQSGSHPDDKFDPDQVPFVKGITFDNMVGSNITFAGNFSGIYESPFTSICLSNVSFSVTWDSSSSWFCSDVKGFSQKVSPEPCSDLKESSFNGSSSCFFSLYPYNYATDF, from the exons ATGAAGAGGCTAGTAA GTAGGCATCCAACTGTGGTTCAaccttttcttgttgttttttcttattttcagtTGGCGCTGGTTTTGGTTCTGGGATTTACTAGTGCATTACAGTACGATGGAGAATGTGAGAACAAGAAGGCATTGAATCCCAGGCCTCACAGTGTGTCTCTTTTGGAGTTTGGGGCAGTCGGAGATGGGAAAACATTGAACACAGTAGCTTTCCAAAATGCCGTTTTCTATGTCAAGTCATTTGCTGACAAGGGTGGTGCTCAGCTCTATGTTCCGCCTGGCCGGTGGCTCACTGGGAGCTTTAACCTCACCAGCCACCTCACGCTCTTCCTTGAGACCGGTGCAACTATTCTTGGATCCCAG GACTATACTCACTGGGAAATTGAGGAACCCCTGCCTTCTTATGGTCGCGGGATTGATTTTCCAGGTTGGAGATATCGTAGCTTGATCAACGGTGATGATCTACAAGATGTGGTGATAACAG GTGGTAATGGAACCATAGATGGACAGGGTTCTGTGTGGTGGGAGCAATTCAGCTCTCATTCGTTGAATTACAGCAGACCACATCTTGTGGAATTCACCAGATGTGATAATATCGTTATATCGAATCTGACTTTCTTGAACTCCCCTGCTTGGAACATTCATCCTACATATTGCAG GTATGTGAAAGTCCAAAACTTAACTGTTCATGCTTCTCCTGCATCTCCATATACTAGCGGAATAGTCCCAG ATTCTTCTGAGCATGTTTGCATTGAGAACTGCAACATTAGTATGGGTCATGATGCAATTGTTCTTAAGAGCGGTTGGGATGAGTATGGAATCGCCTATGGCAAACCGACCAAAAGTGTACACATCCGGGCCGTCAACCTTCAATCTTCTTTAGGCTCCGGCCTGGCATTTGGGAGTGAGATGTCTGGAGGCATTTTAAACGTACTAGTAGAGCGACTTCATCTGTCTAACTCATTCGTTGGCATTGCACTCAAGACAACTAGAGGAAGAGGAGGATATATGAAAGACATTGTTATATCGAATGTAGAAATGCACAACATTCACACAGCAATTCAGGTCACTGGTCAGAGTGGCTCTCATCCTGATGATAAGTTTGACCCTGATCAAGTTCCATTTGTTAAAGGAATCACCTTTGACAACATGGTCGGCAGTAATATTACATTTGCTGGGAATTTTTCTGGAATCTACGAATCACCTTTCACATCTATTTGTCTCTCAAATGTGTCATTCTCCGTGACTTGGGATTCTTCTAGCTCATGGTTCTGTTCCGATGTGAAGGGGTTTTCCCAGAAGGTTTCTCCAGAACCATGTTCAGACCTCAAGGAATCATCTTTTAATGGTTCCTCATCTTGCTTCTTTTCCTTATACCCTTACAATTATGCTACAGATTTTTGA
- the LOC133736463 gene encoding major allergen Pru ar 1-like: MSKLRPTYINMGVINLSQEFTSPVDAARLFKALIIDSHNLIPRLMPQAIKSIEIIQGDGGAGTIKQINFAEGTRFKYMKNRIDTLDVENLMCKYTLIEGDVLEDKIKSIAYEVRFVPSANGGCVCKMMSEYQAVGDFEINEEEIRGGKERAMGMYKVVEAYLFESPGAYE, encoded by the exons ATGAGCAAGCTTAGGCCAACATATATCAACATGGGTGTCATCAATTTGAGCCAGGAGTTTACTAGTCCAGTAGATGCAGCAAGATTGTTCAAGGCCTTGATCATCGACTCCCACAACCTCATCCCAAGACTCATGCCTCAGGCCATTAAGAGCATCGAAATCATTCAGGGCGATGGAGGAGCAGGAACCATCAAACAGATCAATTTTGCTGAGG GTACTCGTTTCAAGTACATGAAGAACAGAATAGACACCCTGGATGTAGAAAACTTGATGTGCAAGTACACGCTGATTGAAGGCGATGTATTGGAGGACAAGATTAAGTCTATTGCTTATGAGGTGAGGTTTGTACCTTCTGCAAATGGAGGATGTGTTTGTAAGATGATGAGTGAGTACCAAGCTGTTGGTGACTTTGAGATCAATGAGGAAGAGATCAGGGGTGGCAAGGAAAGAGCAATGGGAATGTACAAAGTAGTTGAAGCTTACCTCTTCGAAAGTCCTGGTGCTTACGAATAG